The Desulfurobacterium indicum genome contains a region encoding:
- a CDS encoding V-type ATP synthase subunit D: MKFIKSKTQLLELKKDLQVMEEGKDILQHKRNVLIKEILKHLDKVEKARQELNIYVQKAYAMLKKAYMEEGKDSVKEEVETTSLQGTVEAVEKSFIGIPVPSIKYQLNFEKFPIDAVSESIFIDLARTAFIDAVKKVMELSEMEIKAWRLAEELKKTVIRVNAVEKYYIPMYKKAIKEIETALEEQELEFLSTIKKLKERKIRTF, from the coding sequence ATGAAATTTATAAAAAGCAAAACTCAACTTCTCGAACTTAAAAAAGACCTGCAGGTTATGGAAGAGGGAAAAGATATACTCCAGCACAAACGGAACGTGCTAATAAAAGAAATCTTAAAACACCTTGATAAAGTGGAAAAAGCCAGACAGGAGCTTAACATCTATGTTCAGAAAGCCTACGCAATGCTAAAAAAAGCCTACATGGAGGAGGGAAAAGACTCAGTAAAAGAAGAGGTCGAAACAACATCTTTACAGGGCACCGTAGAAGCTGTTGAAAAAAGCTTCATTGGTATTCCCGTTCCATCTATAAAATATCAACTAAACTTTGAAAAGTTTCCCATAGATGCCGTTTCCGAATCTATATTTATAGATCTTGCAAGAACCGCATTCATAGACGCAGTCAAAAAAGTTATGGAACTTTCAGAAATGGAGATAAAAGCCTGGCGATTGGCAGAAGAGCTTAAAAAAACAGTTATAAGGGTTAATGCTGTTGAGAAATACTATATCCCCATGTATAAAAAAGCTATCAAAGAGATAGAAACAGCTCTAGAAGAACAGGAGCTCGAATTTCTCTCGACAATAAAAAAACTGAAAGAGAGAAAAATAAGAACATTCTAA